The proteins below are encoded in one region of Helianthus annuus cultivar XRQ/B chromosome 2, HanXRQr2.0-SUNRISE, whole genome shotgun sequence:
- the LOC110914857 gene encoding uncharacterized protein LOC110914857 → MKHHKHPMFQHLLGKVSHKALDLLHGEAIRRLDVLERFNSSCGCQMWHSCGLPCACRIEKYMREERPIQLEDIDVFWRKLNFQSCKLIDDSLDVVEELDVVRQQLQSHPPAQQKSLLSKIKAVLTPTKSTKKPPVVQQNTRGRPTTKQVQERLDEASRIDEELRRSSFGDANTCFEGSRQSKYDKPRHSSYVPSQASQQSVIRSQKPKATLSRSKSSKKKET, encoded by the exons ATGAAACACCACAAACACCCGATGTTTCAACACCTACTTGGAAAAGTATCCCACAAAGCCCTTGACTTGTTGCATGGAGAGGCAATTAGGAGGCTAGATGTCTTGGAGCGCTTTAattcatcatgtggttgccaaATGTGGCACAGCTGTGGGTTGCCCTGTGCTTGTAGGATAGAAAAGTACATGCGTGAAG AGCGTCCGATTCAACTCGAAGACATAGACGTCTTCTGGCGGAAACTTAACttccaaagttgtaaattgatagACGACTCACTTGACGTGGTCGAAGAGCTAGATGTTGTTAGACAACAATTACAGTCGCACCCCCCAGCTCAGCAAAAAAGCCTGCTTTCAAAGATTAAAGCGGTGTTGACTCCAACGAAATCTACCAAGAAACCACCGGTTGTCCAACAAAATACTCGTGGCCGACCAACAACAAAGCAGGTACAAGAAAGGTTGGACGAGGCCTCTCGTATAGATGAAGAATTGAGGAGAAGCTCCTTCGGTGATGCAAACACGTGCTTTGAAGGTTCACGACAAAGTAAGTACGATAAACCTCGCCACAGCTCGTACGTTCCGTCTCAGGCCTCACAACAGTCGGttataaggtcccaaaaacccaaagcgaccctaagccgttcaaagagttctaagaagaaagagacaTGA